A window of the Homo sapiens chromosome 18, GRCh38.p14 Primary Assembly genome harbors these coding sequences:
- the CNDP1 gene encoding beta-Ala-His dipeptidase precursor, protein MDPKLGRMAASLLAVLLLLLERGMFSSPSPPPALLEKVFQYIDLHQDEFVQTLKEWVAIESDSVQPVPRFRQELFRMMAVAADTLQRLGARVASVDMGPQQLPDGQSLPIPPVILAELGSDPTKGTVCFYGHLDVQPADRGDGWLTDPYVLTEVDGKLYGRGATDNKGPVLAWINAVSAFRALEQDLPVNIKFIIEGMEEAGSVALEELVEKEKDRFFSGVDYIVISDNLWISQRKPAITYGTRGNSYFMVEVKCRDQDFHSGTFGGILHEPMADLVALLGSLVDSSGHILVPGIYDEVVPLTEEEINTYKAIHLDLEEYRNSSRVEKFLFDTKEEILMHLWRYPSLSIHGIEGAFDEPGTKTVIPGRVIGKFSIRLVPHMNVSAVEKQVTRHLEDVFSKRNSSNKMVVSMTLGLHPWIANIDDTQYLAAKRAIRTVFGTEPDMIRDGSTIPIAKMFQEIVHKSVVLIPLGAVDDGEHSQNEKINRWNYIEGTKLFAAFFLEMAQLH, encoded by the exons GCTGCGTCCCTGCTggctgtgctgctgctgctgctggagcgCGGCATGTTCTCCTCACCCTCCCCGCCCCCGGCGCTGTTAGAGAAAGTCTTCCAGTACATTGACCTCCATCAGGATGAATTTGTGCAG ACGCTGAAGGAGTGGGTGGCCATCGAGAGCGACTCTGTCCAGCCTGTGCCTCGCTTCAGACAAGAGCTCTTCAGAATGATGGCCGTGGCTGCGGACACGCTGCAGCGCCTGGGGGCCCGTGTGGCCTCGGTGGACATGGGTCCTCAGCAG CTGCCCGATGGTCAGAGTCTTCCAATACCTCCCGTCATCCTGGCCGAACTGGGGAGCGATCCCACGAAAGGCACCGTGTGCTTCTACGGCCACTTGGACGTGCAGCCTGCTGACCGGGGCGATGGGTGGCTCACGGACCCCTATGTGCTGACGGAGGTAGACG GGAAACTTTATGGACGAGGAGCGACCGACAACAAAGGCCCTGTCTTGGCTTGGATCAATGCTGTGAGCGCCTTCAGAGCCCTGGAGCAA GATCTTCCTGTGAATATCAAATTCATCATTGAGGGGATGGAAGAGGctggctctgttgccctggaggaacttgtggaaaaagaaaaggaccGATTCTTCTCTGGTGTGGACTACATTGTAATTTCAGATAACCTGTGGATCAGCCAAAGGAAGCCAGCAATCACTTACGGAACCCGGGGGAACAGCTACTTCATGGTGGAG GTGAAATGCAGAGACCAGGATTTTCACTCAGGAACCTTTGGTGGCATCCTTCATGAACCAATGGCTGATCTGGTTGCTCTTCTCG gTAGCCTGGTAGACTCGTCTGGTCATATCCTGGTCCCTGGAATCTATGATGAAGTGGTTCctcttacagaagaggaaataaatacatacaaagcCATCCATCTAGACCTAGAAGAATACCGGAATAGCAGCCGGGTTGAGAAATTTCTGTTCGATACTAAG gaGGAGATTCTAATGCACCTCTGGAGGTACCCATCTCTTTCTATTCATGGGATCGAGGGCGCGTTTGATGAGCCTGGAACTAAAACAGTCATACCTGGCCGAGTTATAGGAAAATTTTCAATCCGTCTAGTCCCTCACATGAATGTGTCTGCGGTGGAAAAACAG GTGACACGACATCTTGAAGATGTGTTCTCCAAAAGAAATAGTTCCAACAAGATGGTTGTTTCCATGACTCTAGGACTACACCCGTGGATTGCAAATATTGATGACACCCAGTATCTCGCAGCAAAAAGAGCGATCAGAACAG TGTTTGGAACAGAACCAGATATGATCCGGGATGGATCCACCATTCCAATTGCCAAAATGTTCCAGGAGATCGTCCACAAGAGCGTGGTGCTAATTCCGCTGGGAGCTGTTGATGATGGAGAACATTCGCAGAATGAGAAAATCAACAG GTGGAACTACATAGAGGGAACCAAATTATTTGCTGCCTTTTTCTTAGAGATGGCCCAGCTCCATTAA